A part of Aspergillus flavus chromosome 1, complete sequence genomic DNA contains:
- a CDS encoding topoisomerase I, protein MSSSEDDTPLVKANGRSTVTPNVTMGDATETNGDVNPGISNRFGPVQKDNDVQMTDAEAQDNGALSKRKARTSVGQRKSYAEPESSEEDDQPLSKRRRTSVKHEDPETDEDVPLALNGRKLPKAAETSIIEESDSDVPIERKLASQKKRIQQKAEKDAQASRKQESAKAAANKKPTNGIKKEPANDKKPVKRASTAKVKTEPKSAQSTPVKKGSAKATPVKKEESEEAEEAEEEEYRWWEDPTKGDGTIKWTTLEHNGVVFPPPYEPLPKDVKMKYDGVPVNLHPDAEEVAGFFGSMLNATQHVENPTFQKNFFMDFKDILKKTGGATDSKGNKVDIKDFSKCDFQPIFAYYDMKRLEKKNLPPAEKKRLKAEKDAEEAPYMYCMWDGRKQKVGNFRVEPPSLFRGRGEHPKTGRVKSRVQPEQITINIGKDAPVPPPPEGHRWKEVKHDQEGTWLAMWQENINGNYKYVMLAANSDVKGQSDYKKFEKARELKKHIDKIRKDYKKNMKNELMVERQKATAVYLIDQFALRAGNEKGEDEAETVGCCSLKYENVTLKPPNKVVFDFLGKDSIRFYDEVEVDAQVFKNLKIFKKSPKKEGDEIFDRLTTSALNKHLSNYMQGLTAKVFRTYNASHTMSTLLKDMKATGTIAEKVKAYNDANRQVAILCNHKRTVTASHANQMEKMGERIKGLRYQRWRLKQQMLDLEPNLKKKKGAKFFEMDEDIDMEWIKEHQAFLLEEQRQKIQKKFDKDNEKLAAEGEKEMKAKELENRLEVVKDMEKKFNKENKTGKVEAEGKGPTVEKLENAIQKLEQRIETMELQAQDKEDNKEVALGTSKINYIDPRLTVVFSKKFNVPIEKFFSKSLREKFEWAIKSVEQDWEF, encoded by the exons ATGAGCTCCTCAGAGGACGATACCCCACTTGTGAAAGCAAACGGTCGATCTACTG TTACCCCCAACGTGACCATGGGCGATGCGACAGAGACAAACGGCGATGTCAACCCTGGCATCTCAAACCGCTTCGGACCCGTGCAGAAGGACAATGATGTTCAGATGACGGATGCGGAAGCGCAGGACAACGGCGCCctcagcaaaagaaaggcgCGAACCAGTGTTGGCCAAAGAAAATCCTACGCGGAACCAGAGAGcagtgaagaggatgatcAACCCTTG AGCAAGCGCCGTCGCACTTCTGTGAAGCATGAAGATCCGGAAACGGATGAAGATGTACCTCTAGCGCTTAACGGGAGAAAGCTGCCAAAGGCTGCGGAGACTTCTATTATCGAAGAATCCGACTCAGATGTCCCCATCGAAAGGAAACTTGCTtctcagaagaagagaattcAACAGAAGGCAGAAAAGGACGCCCAAGCTAGTCGCAAACAAGAATCTGCGAAGGCGGCGGCGAACAAGAAGCCGACCAACGGCATCAAAAAGGAGCCAGCCAATGATAAAAAGCCTGTGAAGAGAGCATCTACAGCAAAGGTAAAGACAGAACCGAAGTCTGCGCAGTCTACCCCCGTCAAGAAAGGGAGCGCGAAAGCTACGCcagtgaagaaggaagagagcgaagaggccgaggaagccgaggaagaggaataCAGGTGGTGGGAAGATCCTACGAAGGGTGATGGAACGATCAAATGGACAACCCTCGAACACAACGGCGTCGTGTTTCCCCCACCGTACGAACCCCTACCCAAGGATGTCAAAATGAAATACGATGGTGTTCCTGTCAATCTTCACCCGGATGCGGAGGAGGTGGCAGGCTTCTTTGGAAGCATGTTGAATGCGACTCAGCATGTCGAAAACCCTACTTTCCAGAAGAATTTCTTTATGGACTTCAAAGACATTCTTAAGAAGACAGGCGGCGCAACAGACTCCAAGGGTAACAAGGTCGATATCAAGGACTTCTCCAAGTGCGACTTCCAGCCAATTTTCGCATACTATGACATGAAGcgtttggagaagaagaacctaCCCCCAGCTGAGAAGAAGCGCCTGAAGGCTGAAAAAGATGCCGAAGAAGCCCCCTATATGTACTGCATGTGGGATGGCCGAAAGCAGAAGGTTGGAAACTTCCGTGTTGaacctccttctcttttccgtGGCCGTGGTGAGCATCCCAAGACGGGACGTGTTAAGTCTAGAGTTCAGCCTGAGCAGATCACCATCAACATCGGAAAAGACGCTCCTGTACCTCCACCGCCGGAGGGCCACCGCTGGAAAGAAGTCAAGCACGATCAAGAGGGCACATGGCTTGCTATGTGGCAAGAGAACATCAATGGCAATTACAAATATGTGATGCTTGCCGCGAACTCCGATGTTAAGGGCCAGAGCGATTACAAGAAGTTCGAAAAGGCTCGCGAATTGAAAAAGCACATTGATAAAATTCGCAAGGACTACAagaagaacatgaagaacGAGTTGATGGTGGAGAGACAGAAAGCCACGGCTGTCTACTTGATAGACCAGTTTGCCCTTCGTGCTGGTAATGAAAAGGGTGAAGACGAAGCCGAAACAGTTGGCTGTTGCTCTTTGAAATACGAGAACGTCACGCTCAAGCCGCCAAACAAGGTTGTCTTCGACTTCCTGGGTAAGGACAGTATCCGATTCTATGATGAAGTCGAGGTCGATGCCCAGGTCTTCAAAAACCTGAAGATCTTCAAGAAAAGTCCTAAGAAGGAAGGCGATGAGATCTTCGATCGGTTAACA ACATCTGCGCTCAACAAGCATCTTTCGAACTATATGCAGGGCCTGACGGCTAAAGTTTTCCGTACCTACAACGCTTCACACACGATGAGTACACTGCTCAAAGATATGAAAGCGACCGGTACCATTGCAGAGAAAGTGAAGGCATACAACGATGCCAACCGTCAAGTGGCCATTCTCTGTAACCACAAGCGAACTGTGACTGCGTCTCACGCTAATcaaatggagaagatgggcgAGAGG ATAAAAGGTCTCCGTTACCAAAGATGGCGCCTCAAGCAGCAGATGCTTGATCTGGAACCTAATcttaagaaaaagaagggagctAAGTTCTTCGAgatggatgaggatattgacaTGGAGTGGATCAAGGAGCACCAGGCTTTCTTACTCGAAGAACAACGCCAAaagatccagaagaagttcgaCAAGGATAACGAGAAGCTTGCGGCAgaaggggagaaggaaatgaagGCCAAGGAACTTGAAAATCGGCTGGAAGTGGTCAAAGATATGGAAAAGAAGTTCaacaaagagaacaagaCAGGCAAAGTGGAAGCTGAAGGCAAAGGCCCCACAGTTGAGAAGCTTGAGAACGCCATCCAGAAACTTGAACAGCGTATTGAGACCATGGAATTGCAGGCTCaggacaaggaagacaaTAAGGAAGTGGCCCTCGGAACGTCCAAAATC AACTATATCGACCCTCGTCTCACGGTCGTTTTCAGCAAGAAGTTCAACGTTCCCATCGAGAAATTCTTCTCCAAGTCGTTGCGTGAGAAGTTCGAGTGGGCTATCAAGTCCGTTGAGCAGGATTGGGAGTTCTAG
- a CDS encoding putative epimerase/dehydratase family protein (unnamed protein product) — MASDQSKKPAVLIVGGLGFIGRHLALYIHENNLASEVRLVDKVLPQLAWLAPEFQEACSKDKFVQADASREQHFPRVFDRANGEQFDYVFNCGGETRHSQPDDVYELRNYNLTVALAREVARRGIRSYVECSTAHVYKSGSSPRKEDDKLQPWHKLAKWKMKASDEISKIPGLNYCLLRLPHVYGEYCSGFFAMGVCLARVHLEMEKDLELLYTGDVKMNTLYVKDAASALWKSAEWRATAPTDGSAPIAFNVVDHGNTRQQDIADALSTIFGMKCSFLGSLASQFAKLNLDDVIDDINEECLQVWAELMEQKKIERPGPISPFLERDVFKDQDMSLDGTLFEKTTGWKPTRERFNADSVRDMIESYKRMGWWP, encoded by the exons ATGGCGAGTGATCAGAGCAAGAAGCCAGCCGTGCTGATCGTTGGAGGACTCG GATTCATCGGTCGTCATCTGGCACTTTACATACATGAAAATAACCTGGCCTCGGAAGTGAGACTCGTCGACAAAGTCCTTCCTCAACTGGCTTGGTTAGCCCCTGAGTTCCAGGAGGCTTGCTCCAAAGATAAGTTCGTTCAAGCGGACGCTAGCCGGGAAC AGCACTTCCCGCGTGTCTTCGATCGGGCCAACGGCGAACAATTTGACTACGTATTCAACTGCGGAGGCGAGACAAGACACTCACAACCCGACGATGTATATGAGCTTCGTAATTACAACCTCACCGTGGCCTTAGCTCGTGAGGTGGCCCGTCGAGGAATCCGTTCTTATGTCGAATGCTCCACCGCCCACGTTTACAAATCCGGATCGTCGCCACGGAAGGAGGACGACAAGCTCCAGCCATGGCATAAGCTGGCAaagtggaagatgaaggcTAGTGACGAAATTAGCAAAATTCCTGGCCTCAACTACTGCTTGTTGCGCCTGCCACATGTTTACGGAGAATATTGTTCGGGCTTTTTTGCCATGGGAGTGTGCCTCGCGCGAGTACACCTTGAAATGGAGAAGGATCTAGAGCTTCTTTACACCGGGGACGTTAAGATGAACACCCTCTACGTCAAAGACGCAGCCAGTGCCCTGTGGAAGTCTGCTGAGTGGAGAGCAACCGCCCCGACGGACGGCTCGGCTCCCATTGCCTTCAACGTGGTCGACCACGGTAATACTCGTCAGCAGGATATTGCCGATGCGCTATCTACCATATTTGGTATGAAGTGCTCATTCCTGGGATCTCTAGCCTCGCAGTTCGCCAAGCTCAACCTCGATGATGTGATAGACGACATAAACGAGGAATGTCTGCAGGTCTGGGCGGAATTAATGGAACAGAAAAAGATCGAGCGGCCAGGCCCGATCAGCCCGTTCTTAGAGAGAGACGTATTCAAGGACCAAGATATGTCCCTTGACGGCACGCTTTTTGAGAAGACAACCGGCTGGAAACCCACCCGGGAACGCTTCAACGCAGACAGTGTACGAGATATGATAGAGAGCTACAAACGGATGGGCTGGTGGCCATAG
- a CDS encoding sugar transporter, producing the protein MAENKSEDCTMAPPEPEHLESAGLSNEKAQGDPLTLAEVIERNRPDPWGSGYRKLYLMSALVFLCSTMNGYDTSLMGSINALPNYTEYYNLPTKGSVSTGIVFSIFQIGQMAGALFIWMADWRGRRTHIFIGCLGVCVATVITSTAKKLSVFIGGRFLLSFFATCAHTASPLLLVELAPPQYRGSVAGMYNTLYYLGSILATSSVYGAHLHLAHRGHLDWRLPLWLQMVCPGLVCLGIWFVPESPRWLIAKDRHEEAQAFIVKYHANGDASHPIVVLEMNEMTNNLQEEGITHWRNFFDLSVLVKSRSRRYRLMLNLVFSWFGQFSGNNVISYYLPTLLKNVGVTNTDTQLLLNIIYALTGWIAATIGTRFHDIVGRRKMFLGSTAGMVICLAVTAATAAVFVHSSSTIASSASIAFIYIFGVVFAFAFTSMQPIYPGEVMSNDMRAKGMGTFKLTAGAAGFINTFAAPVALADIGYWFYVFFVFWDCFEFAFIYFFFVETKGRTLEELEEVFEAPNPRKASLKVPSRPHRVENR; encoded by the exons ATGGCTGAGAACAAAAGTGAGGACTGTACTATGGCGCCACCAGAGCCTGAGCATCTTGAGTCAGCTGGCCTGTCAAATGAGAAAGCTCAAGGAGATCCCCTTACCCTGGCAGAAGTTATTGAAAGAAACCGACCCGATCCATGGGGCTCGGggtatagaaaattatatctCATGTCCGCTTTAGTTTTCCTGTGTTCTACCATGAATG GATACGACACGAGTCTCATGGGCTCTATCAATGCTCTTCCAAACTATACCGAGTATTATAATCTTCCGACTAAGGGCTCCGTGAGCACTGGAATTGTTTTCTCCATATTCCAG ATTGGCCAGATGGCAGGCGCACTCTTCATCTGGATGGCAGATTGGCGCGGGCGGCGAACGCATATATTTATTGGCTGTCTCGGGGTCTGCGTCGCCACAGTTATAACCAGTACAGCGAAGAAGCTAAGCGTCTTCATTGGGGGAAGATTCCTGCTGTCCTTCTTTGCGACTTGCGCTCATACAGCCTCTCCCTTGTTGCTCGTCGAGCTTGCCCCTCCCCAGTATCGTGGGAGCGTGGCTGGAATGTACAACACACTTTATTACCTT GGCTCAATACTCGCAACTTCATCCGTGTATGGCGCCCATCTACACTTGGCACACCGTGGTCACCTTGACTGGCGCCTTCCACTCTGGCTGCAGATGGTGTGCCCTGGACTTGTCTGTTTGGGTATCTGGTTCGTCCCAGAATCACCTCGCTG GCTCATCGCAAAGGATCGCCATGAGGAGGCCCAAGCCTTCATCGTCAAATATCATGCCAACGGCGATGCTTCACACCCAATTGTGGTGCTTGAGATGAACGAGATGACAAATAATTTGCAAGAAGAGGGCATCACGCACTGGCGTAACTTCTTCGATCTTTCAGTGCTTGTAAAGTCTCGTTCTCGCCGGTATCGTCTCATGCTCAATCTGGTCTTTAGCTGGTTTGGACAATTCTCGGGGAATAA CGTCATCTCGTACTATCTCCCAACGCTGCTCAAGAATGTTGGAGTCACAAATACTGATACTCAGCTACTGCTTAACATTATTTATGCATTGACTGGATGGATCGCTGCCACGATTGGCACGCGCTTCCATGACATTGTTGGCCGCCGCAAAATGTTTCTTGGATCAACAGCTGGTATGGTCATCTGTTTGGCAGtcacagcagcaacagccgcTGTCTTCGTTCACAGTAGCAGCACGATTGCATCGTCAGCTTCGATCGCTTTTATCTATATCTTCGGTGTTGTATTTGCGTTCGCTTTTACTTCCATGCAACCTATCTATCCCGGCGAGGTCATGTCAAACGATATGCGGGCTAAGGGTATGGGAACATTCAAACTCACAGCAGGTGCCGCGGGCTTTATTAATACCTTTGCGGCACCGGTCGCTCTGGCAGAC ATCGGGTACTGGTTCTATGTCTTCTTCGTTTTCTGGGATTGCTTTGAGTTTGCTTTCATCtacttcttttttgttgAGACCAAGGGTCGTACCCTTGAAGAACTGGAGGAAGTGTTTGAAGCCCCGAATCCTCGCAAGGCGAGTCTCAAGGTTCCATCACGCCCTCACCGTGTTGAAAATCGGTAA
- a CDS encoding gamma subunit of F0F1-type ATP synthase (ATP synthase gamma chain, mitochondrial precursor, putative), which yields MFSRAVRPAVRAGSAVVTRTAPPNAANFATLREIEGRLKSIKNIEKITNTMKVIASTRLTRAQKAMDESRTYGQTSNTVFEKAETKPLEDKKTLLVVASSDKGLCGGIHSGLSKATRRILQEHADADIVVLGEKAKAQLSRTNPNAIVLSFANVCKDIPTFADAQAVADQIALLPADYASVKIIYNKWLNAQSYEPTTVEAYSEEAITKSANISSFEIDDQALANLREYALANSLFWAMAEGHACEISARRNAMENASKNAGEMINKFQILYNRQRQAAITGELVEIITGATASADM from the exons ATGTTCTCTCGTGCTGTTCGCCCGGCCGTCAGGGCCGGTAGTGCTGTTGTCACCCG CACTGCTCCTCCCAATGCCGCCAACTTCGCGACTTTGCGTGAAATCGAGGGCCGTCTCAAGTCCATTAAGAACATTGAAAAGATCACCAACACTATGAAGGTCATCGCTTCTACCCGTCTTACCCGCGCTCAGAAGGCCATGGATGAGTCTCGCACCTACGGTCAGACCTCCAACACCGTTttcgagaaggccgagaccAAGCCCCTCGAGGACAAGAAGACTTTGCTCGTCGTCGCCAGCTCCGACAAGGGTCTTTGCGGTGGTATCCACTCCGGTCTGAGCAAGGCTACTCGCCGTATCCTTCAGGAACACGCCGACGCCGACATCGTGGTTCTTGgtgagaaggccaaggctcAGCTCTCCAGAACCAACCCCAACGCTATCGTCCTGAGCTTCGCCAACGTCTGCAAGGACATTCCCACCTTCGCTGATGCCCAGGCCGTTGCCGACCAGATTGCTCTGCTGCCCGCCGACTACGCCAGCGTCAAGATCATCTACAACAAGTGGCTCAACGCCCAGAGCTACGAGCCCACCACTGTTGAGGCTTACTCCGAGGAGGCCATCACCAAGTCCG CCAACATCTCCTCTTTCGAGATTGACGACCAGGCTCTTGCCAACCTCCGCGAATATGCCCTTGCCAACAGCCTTTTCTGGGCTATGGCTGAAGGCCACGCTTGTGAGATTTCT GCTCGTCGTAATGCAATGGAG AACGCCTCGAAGAATGCTGGTGAGATGATCAACAA GTTCCAGATTCTGTACAACCGTCAGCGTCAAGCCGCCATTACCGGTGAACTGGTTGAAATTATCACTGGTGCCACCGCCAGTGCCGACATGTAG